CTATACAAATAAGGAGAGCCTGTCCTTGGGCGTGGGCTGCAAGCTGTCCCACTACCAGAAAAAGGGCTTGCGGCCCTCCGACCATTTGGAGCTGGTCAAACGCCACCCCCTGATAAAGAAATTGATTTCCGGCGGCAAAACCTTGGAATACTCCTCCCATCTCATCCCGGAGGGGGGTTTCAATTCCATGCCGCCCTTGGCCGCGGACGGCTTCCTGGTGGCGGGGGACGCGGCCCAAATGACGAACCCGGCCTACCGCGAGGGCTCCAACCTCGCCATGACCTCGGGGCGCCTGGCCGGCGAGACCGTGATCGAGGCCAAGGTGCGAGGGGACTTCTCCAAGGCCTCCCTCTCGGCTTATGTCTCCAAGCTCAAGGCGAGCTATGTCCTCTCCGACATGGAGGAGATCAGGGACTTGGAGGATGCGATCGAGAAAAGCCCCGACTTCCTCAATTTCTACCCCCAACTGGCCTGCGAGCTCGCCCACATGCGCTTCTCCGCCGATGGCGTGCCCAAGAGGGAGCATTTGAGGAAAGCCTTGGGGCTGGTGAGGCGCAGGGGATTCTTCCAAGTGGCGAAGGATTTGTTTCCTTTGCGCAAGGTGGCGCTCTAAATGGATATCAAGGTAGAGACGACCGTCGAGGCCAAGTTGGGAACCTTGGAGTGGAAGAAATCCCCCGTGGCCCACATCGTCTTAAGAAATTCCTCGGAGACAGCCCCGTGCGTCACGACCTGTAGGGACAAGCCCTGCACCACCGTCTGCCCGGCCAAGGTCTACGAGTGGGAGGCCGCGCACGAGAAAGTGATCGTCAACTACGAGAACTGCATCGAGTGCGGCGCCTGCCGCATGCTCTGCCCCTTCGACAATATCCAGTGCGACTGGCCCGACGGCGGCATGGGCGTGAAGTATAAGTACGGTTGAGCCCCGGGGTTTTGCGTTTTATGGGCCTAAGCGAGGACCAGAAGCGGAGTTTTTTTTCACGCGGGCATATTGCCCTGGAAAATTGTTTTTCCAAGGACGCGGCGCGCAAGTTCATAGACAGGGCTTACCAGAGGTTGGGCTATGACCCCAAGGACCCCAATACCTGGAAAGAGGAGCGTTCTTTTCTGCCGGGAGAAAGCTCGGTCGTGGTGGCGGACTTCGCGCCCAGGGCTTGGGAGGCCATTTGCGCCTTGGTGGGAGGAGCCGAGCGTGTCGTCCACGGATCCGCGCATACCTGGTCGGACTGCTTCATTGTCAAGTTCCCGAGCCGGGATCCGGCCGGCGAGAATCGGGGGGACATGAATTGGCATTTGGACGGAAGCCATGAGCCGCGCTTTCTCGACACAGCGGAGATGGGGCTTCTCACTTTCGTCCTGTGGTCGGACGCGGGGCCCGGAAGCGGCGGGACCCGCATCGCCTGCGACTCGGTGGGCAGGGTCGCCCGCTGTCTTCTCGAGCATCCCGAGGGCGTGGTCAAGACTGAGATCCCGATAAACGAGATTGTGGGCGAGTGTCGTGATTTCGTGGAGCTCACAGGCCGCGCTGGGACGGTGGTGCTGGCGCACCCGTACCTGCTTCACTGTGAAACCGCCAATTTTTCCATGACTCCCCGCTTCCTGACCGCCAGGCAGGTGGACCTTGTGGCGCCCCTGCGCTTTGACCGTCCTCTTGCCCAGGCTTGCGCCGTGGAGCTTTCGGTCCTCTCGGCCTTGGGCCTGGAGAGTCTCGATTTCCGCCGCTTCTGACTTCAGCCTGAAATTGCTAGGGCTTCCAACAGCATCCCCGAACTCCAGCTGAAGGGTGCCTCCGAGCGGTAAAGCCAGGTTCGGGCCTGGCCTCCGTCCTCGGGCCGGTAGACCTCCCCGATCTCTCCCTCGGCAAGCACGCGCTCTCCTAGCGCCTGAAGGAGGGCGTTTCTTTCTTCCTCCAGGCCCAGGCGATGGTAGGCCTGCAGGAGCAGGGCCGACTGCCACAGCCAGACGTAGTCGTCCTGGTAGCCGTGGACCAAGGCCAGGCGCGCCAGCCAGCCCTTCTGCCGATACGGGTAGCGTTGGGATGACCTGGGGCCCCAAGGGGTGTTGAGCTTGAGCCTTTCCAGGGACTCGAGAATGGTCAACCCCTGCTCCCGGAAGGCCAGGCCCCAGAC
This is a stretch of genomic DNA from Elusimicrobiota bacterium. It encodes these proteins:
- a CDS encoding 4Fe-4S dicluster domain-containing protein produces the protein MDIKVETTVEAKLGTLEWKKSPVAHIVLRNSSETAPCVTTCRDKPCTTVCPAKVYEWEAAHEKVIVNYENCIECGACRMLCPFDNIQCDWPDGGMGVKYKYG